The Pseudomonas fluorescens genome includes a window with the following:
- the eboE gene encoding metabolite traffic protein EboE, translated as MSARTGWTAMQIGYCSNVHPTHDLGGLRACVERHFQTVRTLRGLDTQDSGLWISALAAAELQHAPTRADFLDLLQRSGLRLTSLNGFPYGQFHQGAVKADVYLPNWADPQRLAYSLDLARLLAQALPADCAQGVISSLPLGYAAHWSPTVQQRAEQQLRELTAGLARLQRETGKKIVVCLEMEPDCVLENTDQAIAFFHHWQATDPHHEHLALCFDVCHQAVMFEDCYQSLDRLRRARVPIGKIQLSNALICRLPEDEHRREQVLKTLSGFAEPTYLHQVKARDGHDRLSAWADLPAALDDCEQNRVSHPELRIHFHIPLFSEQLLLPELSSSQLALSQTFDFLADHGDFRPVLEVETYSWGVLPSQLRPTTEHAQLQGIAAELHWVEDQLQQRRLLEPQALEAHAHAL; from the coding sequence ATGAGCGCCCGCACGGGTTGGACGGCCATGCAGATCGGCTATTGCAGCAACGTGCACCCGACCCATGACCTGGGCGGGCTACGCGCTTGCGTCGAACGGCATTTCCAGACCGTACGCACACTGCGCGGGCTCGACACGCAGGACAGTGGATTGTGGATCAGCGCCCTCGCCGCCGCCGAACTCCAACACGCGCCGACCCGTGCGGATTTCCTCGACCTGCTGCAACGCAGCGGGCTACGCCTGACCTCGCTCAATGGGTTTCCCTACGGCCAATTTCACCAAGGCGCAGTGAAAGCCGACGTCTACCTGCCCAACTGGGCCGATCCGCAGCGGCTGGCGTACAGCCTGGACCTGGCTCGACTTCTCGCCCAGGCCCTGCCAGCGGACTGTGCCCAGGGGGTGATCTCCAGTCTGCCGCTGGGTTATGCCGCCCACTGGAGCCCGACGGTACAGCAACGTGCCGAGCAGCAACTGCGCGAGCTCACTGCCGGGCTGGCCCGGCTGCAACGGGAGACGGGCAAGAAGATCGTGGTCTGCCTGGAGATGGAGCCCGATTGTGTGCTGGAAAACACCGACCAGGCCATCGCCTTCTTCCACCACTGGCAAGCCACGGACCCGCACCATGAACACCTGGCGCTGTGCTTTGACGTTTGCCACCAGGCCGTGATGTTCGAAGACTGCTATCAATCACTGGACCGATTGCGTCGGGCCCGGGTCCCCATCGGCAAGATCCAGTTATCCAATGCACTGATTTGTCGCCTGCCTGAGGACGAGCACCGGCGCGAACAGGTGCTCAAGACATTGAGCGGTTTTGCCGAGCCCACCTACCTGCATCAAGTGAAGGCCCGCGATGGACACGATCGGTTATCGGCCTGGGCCGACCTCCCCGCGGCCCTGGACGATTGTGAGCAGAACCGCGTCTCTCATCCCGAGCTGAGGATTCACTTCCACATTCCGCTGTTCAGCGAGCAGTTGCTGCTGCCCGAACTCAGCAGCAGCCAGCTTGCCCTGTCGCAGACTTTCGATTTTTTGGCCGACCATGGGGATTTTCGCCCCGTACTGGAAGTGGAAACCTACAGCTGGGGCGTCCTGCCTAGCCAATTGCGGCCTACGACCGAGCATGCCCAACTCCAGGGCATCGCGGCGGAGTTGCATTGGGTCGAGGATCAATTGCAACAGCGCCGCTTGCTAGAACCTCAGGCACTGGAGGCCCACGCCCATGCGCTCTGA
- a CDS encoding alkaline phosphatase family protein, with amino-acid sequence MRSDPARQPLLLINVVGLTPALLGAATPCINALLKTAKMATLQPVFPAVTSTVQASILTGQPPSEHGIVGNGWYFRDQAEVRFWLQPNALIQGEKVWQTLKRQYPGFRCSQLFWWYNMYADVDAAITPRPHYPADGRKLFGLYSAPASLHERIEQQIGEFPFPSFWGPAAGIASSRWIVDCAIAEFQINRPDLQLIYLPHLDYSLQRLGPDHPSIADEVRAIDGEVGRLLDFAQAQGAAVMLLSEYGIEAVTQSVSINRLLRAEGLLQVRQSLTWELLDPGASAAFAVADHQVAHIYVKQACDIPRVKALLQRQAGIEQVLDKTEQRAWQLDHPRSGELVAVAAPGYWFDYYYWFDERQAPDFARTVDIHRKPGYDPLELFIDPAIRFPKLKVARRLLQKKLGFRYYMDLIPLDTRLVRGSHGRLPTSEKTGPLLITNCDLSLPQHLAATAVKQLLLEHFRGHPHADTANAKELPCGEPFP; translated from the coding sequence ATGCGCTCTGATCCTGCGCGCCAGCCGCTGCTGCTGATCAACGTGGTCGGCCTGACGCCCGCGCTGTTGGGTGCCGCGACGCCCTGCATCAATGCCCTGTTGAAAACGGCCAAGATGGCCACGCTGCAGCCAGTGTTCCCGGCGGTCACCTCGACCGTGCAGGCCTCGATCCTCACCGGACAACCACCGTCGGAACACGGCATCGTCGGCAACGGCTGGTATTTTCGCGATCAGGCCGAAGTACGTTTCTGGCTGCAACCCAATGCACTGATCCAGGGGGAAAAGGTCTGGCAGACACTCAAGCGCCAGTACCCCGGGTTTCGCTGCAGCCAATTGTTCTGGTGGTACAACATGTATGCCGACGTGGACGCCGCCATTACCCCTCGGCCCCACTACCCGGCCGATGGTCGCAAGCTGTTCGGCCTGTATTCGGCGCCGGCCTCGTTGCATGAGCGTATCGAACAGCAGATCGGCGAGTTTCCCTTTCCGAGTTTCTGGGGACCGGCGGCCGGCATCGCGTCGAGCCGCTGGATCGTCGACTGCGCCATCGCCGAATTCCAGATCAACCGCCCCGACCTGCAATTGATCTACCTGCCCCACCTCGACTACAGCCTGCAACGCCTGGGGCCCGATCACCCGTCGATTGCCGACGAGGTAAGGGCCATCGACGGTGAAGTCGGGCGTCTGCTGGACTTTGCCCAAGCACAAGGCGCGGCAGTGATGCTGCTGTCCGAATACGGGATCGAAGCCGTCACCCAATCCGTTTCCATCAACCGGTTGTTACGTGCCGAGGGCTTGTTGCAGGTCCGCCAATCGCTGACCTGGGAGTTGCTCGACCCCGGTGCCAGTGCAGCGTTTGCGGTGGCCGATCATCAGGTCGCGCACATCTACGTGAAGCAGGCGTGCGACATCCCCCGCGTCAAGGCGCTGTTGCAACGCCAGGCCGGCATCGAGCAGGTGCTGGATAAAACCGAACAACGGGCCTGGCAACTGGATCATCCCCGCAGCGGCGAACTGGTGGCCGTGGCCGCGCCCGGTTACTGGTTCGATTATTACTACTGGTTCGACGAGCGCCAGGCCCCCGACTTTGCCCGCACCGTGGACATCCATCGCAAGCCAGGCTATGACCCGCTCGAGCTGTTCATCGACCCGGCCATTCGCTTCCCGAAATTGAAAGTGGCGCGCCGCCTGCTCCAGAAAAAGCTCGGCTTTCGCTACTACATGGACCTGATTCCGCTGGACACCCGCCTGGTCCGCGGTAGCCACGGACGGCTGCCCACGAGCGAGAAGACCGGCCCGCTGCTCATCACCAATTGTGATCTGTCGTTGCCGCAGCACCTTGCGGCGACGGCGGTGAAGCAACTGCTCCTGGAACACTTCCGGGGGCACCCTCATGCCGATACGGCGAATGCCAAGGAGCTTCCATGCGGCGAGCCATTTCCATAA